The Fretibacterium sp. OH1220_COT-178 genome segment CTCGATGCAGCTTCCGATTGAGGTTCAAAAAGGTCGTATTGTTTCGATGCCATCTGCTCGAAGGCTTGATCGATGTCAGGGTGAAGTTCCAGTGCCGGTGCAGAAACGATGCAAGCCCCCAACGAAGATTGTTCGCTGTTTTTGTGCCTAAGCAATCTTTTGTTGTAAGTGTTGGCTTGTATCTCGCAGAAGAGGTCGCTACGGGTCATACCGCCGGCTACCCTGATTTCTTCCAAAGGACCTGCCAGATCTTGAATGAGCGAAAGGTTGTCGGCTATCTCCATGGAGATCCCCTCCATAATCGCACGGAGCATATCCGCACGACGGGAGCCCAGAGACAGGTTGAAAAACAACCCCTTGGAAAGCGGATCCCAGTAAGGAGCGGCACTGCCTTCAAAGTGGGGGAGAAGCATCACGCCATTGGCTCCGGCCGGCGATGTCTTTGCCTCATCGTTCATCAGGGCGTATGCGAACGCCGTATTCGCAAGGTCGGGACAGAAGCGTTCCTTGAACCATCGATATATTGAGCCGGTGTTGAATATCGCGGCTTCGGCCACCCACTTTCCTGGAATTGCGGCCGCCTGGCAGACGATCCTGCAATTTGGATCGAAAACGGGGGCGTTGGCATAGGAGAGGACGAAAGAGCCGGTCCCGGTGTTTGCTTCCGCAACCCCTTCCTTGATAACGCCAAGTGCGACAGCCGCATTCTGCTGATCGCCGCCCGATATCGCAACAGGCAGCCCGGAGGGGAGTCCGACGATATCGGCAACCCGGGGGAGCAATCCTCCTGCCAAAGAGCCGGGAGGATGAAGTGTGCAAAGGCGTTCGGTTCCGATCCCAGCCAGATCAAGCAATTCCGGGTCCCAGTCGAAGGTGGATAGACTCATCAACATGGTTCTGCTGGCCTGAGTCCAGTCGGTGACAAAACGCCCCGTGAGGTGGTGCACCAGAAGATCCTGCACGCCTAAAAACTTATGGGCGGTCCTGTAGATAGCGGTATGGTGGTTTTTAAGCCAGAGTATTTTGGGGAGGACGAAAAAGGGGTTGATGCGCAGCCCCGTTTTTTGATGCAGCCAGGAAAGCCCCAATTCCTCCTCCAGAAAACGGCATTCCTGAAGAGTACGCTTATCCTGCCACATGATGGCGTTGCATAAAGGACTGCCGACTTTGTCGACCGGGATCAGGGAAGACCGTTGAGACGTCAATGCGATGCCCAGAGGAGCTGCCCCAATCGATTTAAAGAAGTCCGCCGTTTTTTTCAAAAGCGATATGGCCGAATTTGTCCAGGTCGAAGGTTCCTGTTCCACAAAGAGGGGTTCGGGAAATATGTTGTGATACTCCTCCGAGCTGGAATAGCATAACTCGCCGATCTCGGAGTATACGGCTGCGATCATGCCCGAAGTTCCGACATCCAAAGCTATGACGTAGCGCATGTTGCCTCCTTCCCTTCCCCCTCCTCGGGAAACGCAGCCCGGGAATGGAAATCGGGTCTCCCGGGCCGCTTGTGGGTTTTCTGGTAAAGGGGAGTTACGTTTATGCCTCCCTGAAGCAATCGATGGCTTGAGAAAATTTTGATTGAATTAAATTGAATATAGTGTCTTTGTTCGTTAGAAAGATTGCTGAGGAAAGCAAAAAGGTCGTCCCTAAAGGCCCGGAAGGACTCCGGCGAAGAAGTTCAGGACGACTAGACAGGCGAGCACCGTCAGTCCGGAGATGGTCCCGCCGATGGTCCAGCATTGCATGGTTTGTTTTATGCTGAACCTGGAAAATCTGTTGACCACCCAGAAACCGGAGTCGTTCGGCAGCGAGCAGCCGATGCCTCCGGCACAGATCGCAAGTCCTATCAGGACCGGCGAAACCCCTGAAAGCCGGGCCACGATGGGCGCCATGATGGATGATGTGGTGACGAGTGCAACTGTCGTGGAACCCTGCGCTGCCCTCAATATCTGGCTGATCGCAAAACAGACGATGATCAACAGAAGGCCGGCTGAGGTGCCGGTCCAGCCCGACATGCTCTCGACGAGTGCCTTGCCGATGCCGGTTGCGTTGATGACGGAACCGAATGCACCGCCGGCTCCGGTTATGATGAATATGGCTCCTGCGTGCTCGCCGCATT includes the following:
- a CDS encoding FGGY-family carbohydrate kinase yields the protein MRYVIALDVGTSGMIAAVYSEIGELCYSSSEEYHNIFPEPLFVEQEPSTWTNSAISLLKKTADFFKSIGAAPLGIALTSQRSSLIPVDKVGSPLCNAIMWQDKRTLQECRFLEEELGLSWLHQKTGLRINPFFVLPKILWLKNHHTAIYRTAHKFLGVQDLLVHHLTGRFVTDWTQASRTMLMSLSTFDWDPELLDLAGIGTERLCTLHPPGSLAGGLLPRVADIVGLPSGLPVAISGGDQQNAAVALGVIKEGVAEANTGTGSFVLSYANAPVFDPNCRIVCQAAAIPGKWVAEAAIFNTGSIYRWFKERFCPDLANTAFAYALMNDEAKTSPAGANGVMLLPHFEGSAAPYWDPLSKGLFFNLSLGSRRADMLRAIMEGISMEIADNLSLIQDLAGPLEEIRVAGGMTRSDLFCEIQANTYNKRLLRHKNSEQSSLGACIVSAPALELHPDIDQAFEQMASKQYDLFEPQSEAASSYSELMGRKKRLYYALRDSNIFSDFAAPITT